The Leptodactylus fuscus isolate aLepFus1 chromosome 5, aLepFus1.hap2, whole genome shotgun sequence genome segment ATGTGGTCCTAGCGTAAGTAGCATTTCACTATTTTCAAGTGGTCTAATAATAAAGCTTAATATAATTCATGTTTATATGCGTAGTTCTTACTTGAAGCATGCCTTTTGACTTTAACTTCGGGATCCAATCTGCGGGATTTCTCACTACAAGATGAGGCATGGCGCTTTACTTGTGTCCCTCCTTGTGAGCGTTTTGGATCTTCAATCTGAAAACAATAGTGAATGAAAATCAAGTAAATTGGCTCCCACTACTGGACACTGTAGAGAATGCAACCAGCTGCAAAAGCATATTGGTATGGATTATATAGCAAACAACTCAGCCCGATATATACCTTTTCATAGGCCACATCATCATAGACCCGAGAGTCACTACTGCCACTGTGTGAGGATTTTGCCCACCTGAAAATAAGTATTGAAATATGCAGTTAGTACAGCAAATACATTAGCCACACACTTCAACCTTTAGAGGTCTTTTACACGTGTCCGTAAATTGGGATGAACAATTTATAGAAATGTTCAGAAAGGCACCAGTCAGCCGATGAATGAGGCCGTTCACCAGATGATCGCGTCTTATATgccatataatatatgcacaatatttggcactgcatctctctctgagtacagggatTGTGCTGCCAACATTATGTAAACAGATAGGAAACGGAACGATCACTAGTCTTCTATACTGTTTACATTGGGCCATATCAATGTTATATTGTCAGTCATCGCTTGTTCTGGCCTTCATATTGGCCCGTGTAAAAGAACCCTTACACTTTTTTCCATTATATTTTCCCTTAATAACTCACATGAAAGAGTGGCGAACAGCGGTCACTATATTGGCTATTGTTTCCACATCTACGTAGTCATAGTGCAGGGCCTCAGGCCTTGTTTTAGAGCCTGTCTGAGCAAGTAGAAGGCCCAGCCATCGACCCATTTCTTCAGAACTAGTGGCCTAAAAAGCATAAATAGTAAGACATAAGACATTTGTATGTGATGTAACATATAACGTATTCTGTAAAGGTATATGGTAATTCGACCAAATATTGCTAACCAGTTTTATAGTGGGGCATATGTTACAGTTTGCCCCAATGTACATAGCTGGGGATTTATGTTTAACAAACTATATAATCTCCATCCATATAACTATCTAACAAGAGAGATCTTCTTTATGTATATAACATATCTTTATAGACAAGGGTTGGCCATcatctaacccctcgttcacatctgcgttggtattcgatccaggggagtccgcatggagacccctccccccccccgaacggaataccaaatgcaattgcaaatgctgtgcagtaaaagcacacggaccccatagactataatgtggtctgtgtgcttgccgccagatctccgtacagaacatgcagacaggaaagtagttcacaatctactttcctgtctgcatgattcgtgcaggcagcgcgcagcaagcacacggaccccattatagtctatggggtctgtgcggttTTACTGctcagtgcttgcaattgcatttggtattccattcagaggggtccccatgcggatggaataccaatgcagatgtgaaccaaccctaacactgaaaaatctgtaacaggtCTTCCCACCTACCACATATCCCATACTGGTACCTTCTTATGTAGCAGAAGGGCAGTAAAATAGAAATGTACAAAATAAGAATATACCTCTAAAACAGAAATTTCTTGATTTTGACGTAGTATCCGGAAAGCAAATGGATGCTGAGGCCCAAATCCTGGTGACACTTCACAGCCACGCAACGCAATAGAATTAACATGAGTCCGGAGATCATTGCGGTCTTTATGGAAATAAAGAGTTTGTCCCTTTAATCGGCACCAACGTTCCTTCCAGCACTGATTCACGAGAACATTCAAGAAGCCTAAGGTAGACAACATAGAGTAGAAGAACATGTAATGACGCATCCATATTGTATGCAGAGCACTACTCCAATATCATGCTAAGGGCATACGGCTGAAATTTTACACGGATTTCCATTCATCTAGTTCTGGATACTTTCAGGGTAGAGTTTACATTCCACTTATTGAAGAAGATTCCTCATGGAATTGGTAACCTGAGGCAGATTATCGATTCACTGAGACTATATCCCATAGACATGTCCTTCATCCCAATATTCCCTAAGCCTATATGCAGCACCATCTTACAAATGTGTGAATACATGAACGAGCTTCCTCATGGCTCCACATGTAGGAGAATCTGAGTGTAGACTGGGATATAGCCACTTACCACAACAGGGGACATCTTCATCTGTAGATGAGGTATGCTGCTCCTCAGCCGACTGCTTCTTTTTCGAGAAACTAATTATCCTTGTAATTTTCTTCCCCGCAGCTCGACTCATAGAACCTTTCAGGTCGGCCAGACCCGTCCTGCGACACTTTGCTAGAAGGAGAATTAATGCCTGTTAATATTGGTCTCCATAGGGAATATCAGGGATTATCCAGCTCAGTCCCAACAAAACACTATCATTTAATTACCTTTACTCTTCTGCTGAAACATTGTAAGCAATGAGTTATTGATACTTGTGGATTTACAGCAGATTGTAATTACAATTTGCATTTTGTGAGCTTCAGAAGGAAACAGGCTCGATATTGAAGAATAAAACTCACCATTGTCCCTGTTCTCTTTCCCACTGCTGGGGGAGCTGTTGTCTCCATTGGCAGCGCTGTCGGAATCGGAGGTTTTGTCATGGGATAATCTCTGCAGATGATAATGTGGAGACAGAGTATTAGCATGGACTCTTGAAAGCTTGATCGATATACAATCGATCTATAATATACTGCCGTCTGGCTGAAGCATAATGGAAGTGAGTATCTCACCTTGTCCAAGTCTAGTTTATGCCTCAGTGCTGGGGATGCCAATGGCTGTACTGTGCTTGGGCTGCTGGCGTCTCTGATGACCTTCAGAAAGATTGCAAGCCATAAATATACTTTACCAGATCAGTGTACTATAGCACCATAGTCATTGACAAGAACATATCaagcatttatttttattaaagatgcttaagtattttttccattttatcaTCATTCTACACTGACGATATAGACGGGCATCTTACCATGTCTTACCATATGCTATACTTGCATTATCTGTATACTTTTGAAGTGTACGAAGAGTAAGTTCCCAATATAGTGAAGATGTTGCCACTGGTGAAATACTCATGAAGgactaaaggtggccatacattaGACTTAGTTCAGTTAAAGCTGCCAATTTTGGGAGACAAGCCAACCATCAAAATGTGATGTTCAACCAGTGTGTTTAAAGAACATTGGGGGAAATTCAACATGTAAAATTCTTTGTTCTTCATGAAGAAATCTGTGACAACAGCAGCATAACCCCCCCTCTTCCCACTGAGAACATATGTATTCACAGCCATGTATGTGTGTCTTACAGGTGTcatgcaggattagaaaacagggCTGAATTTTTCTTCTCCGGGAGTGACAGTGACTGTTGGTTATATGGCAATTAAAATGAATAAGAGTGAACTGTAGAATGGCCATATAGCcaacagttgtgatgtcacatccaGAGAGCTAGAAAGTGGTAatattggggcaacacggtggctctgtggttagcgctgtaaaagtcctgggttcgaatcctgccaggtacaacatctgcaaggagtttgtatgttctccctgtgtttgcgtggatttcctcccattctacaaaaagacatactgataggaacaaaaatgtacattgtgatccctatatgggactcacaatccacataaaaaaataaattggcaATATTGTCTAATCCAATCCCTTAAAGGCAGGGAAATTAGTAAAGCCTTTTGTACACAGGGACCATATCCTCTTCCTTACATCACTACAGAATATGTTGTCGCTTTATAAATAATTGGTAGTAATAAATGTCTGCCTGTAATCTGCTTATATATTTTTAGCATATTGACAGTCTTGGGATCTTCAATGCTATTTTATTTGCTATATAAAACaatgtaggatatatatatatatatatatatatatatatatatatgcattctgTGCTCTTACCCTCATCCATTCTTCAGCCTGTTCCCTACTCTGAACCGCCAACACAAGCAGCTCAGAATTAGGTAGACAGAATCGTAGCTCGTGCTTCTTACGTCTTCCATCCTTGGGAACGTAAGTGACACCGCAAAGAGGCAAAGGCATCTCCAAgtgaggatgttggtctttggaGCTCTTGTAACACTGTAGGAAGAAATATTTATTACCATTAACGCAGTATAGGTATGGGCATGTACAAACAGCCATAAACTCAGACTATTGTAAATTCTGTTTCCAATCAGTCCATTCTTTTCAACTGAAAGCTCTGGAAGAAAGAgtcatgcttgcaggacttctacATCAGTCGATTTTAGGCAGGTCCTGCAAACAAAGACTccgctgcagatgtgaacatagccttactctCAATTTCCCTTAGGTTATGTGTTCAACTTAAAACCCCCTGTAAATGTTTTGCATGTTATTGACTCAGAGTCATTGCAGAAGGATGTGTTAAAAAGTAACAGCTTTTGCCAATACAAACCATGACTTTGATTTATCCGGTGTCAGACAGAAACACTGACACCACACATTACAGAAGGCATTCTTAGCTGTGGTCCTGTACAATAACCAGGGCTGTTCAATGACCTTCCCAACACAACTCACTGTTAGAGTTTATTTCCATGATGGTGGCCGGTAAAGTGTGGATACAGGAAATCCTTTCTGGCTGCCACAATATTTTGATACTGAGAGATGTAATAGAGAataccctccttccttccttcctacgcTTACAATATCAGtctatttgtttttttctgtcttgACTCCAGGATTTGACTTGCAAGTGGAAGTGGAAGCTTCTATTTCTCTTACCAAAAGCTTGTTGTCTCTTATGAGTGTAAGCTGCTTGGCCCACTGGCCAAAGCGTTTCTTCCGTAGGAGAAAAGCACAGATTCGACTGTCTCGGACAAGATGTAAGGAGGCCTCCTGTGAAGGCCATTGGTGCATTTGACGCTGAGCTTTACCCTCTTCATCTTCCTCATCGTAAGACTCGTAGGAACTGCTAAGTCCATCAGATTCATTATCTGTATATGGAGAAAATGTATTATAACACATAAGTTGAAAAAATGTTAAAGTGgtccattatacagtcctatgaaaaagtttgggcacccctattaatcttaatcatttttagttctaaacattttggtgtttgcagcagccatgtcagtttgatatatctaataactgatggacacagtaatatttcaggattgaaatgaggtttattgtactgacagaaaatgtgcaatatgcattaaaccaaaatttgactggtgcaaaagtatgggcacctcaacagaaaagtgacattaatatttagtagatcctccttttgcaaagataacagcctctagtcgcttcctgtagcttttaatcagttcctggatcctggataaaggtattttggacaaacaattcaagttcagttaagttagatggtcgccgagcatggacagcccgcttcaaatcatcccacagatgttcaatgatattcaggtctggggactgggatggccattccagaacattgtaattgttcctctgcatgaatgcctgaggatttggagcagtgttttggatcattgtcttgctgaaatatccatccccggcgtaacttcaacttcgtcactgattcttgaacattattctcaagaatctgctgatactgagtggaatccatgcgaccctcaactttaacaagattcccggtgccggcattagtcacacagccccaaagcatgatggaacctccaccaaattttacagtgggtagcaagtgtttttcttggaatgctgtttctttttggacgccatgcataacgcctttttttttataaccaaacaactcaatctttgtttccaaaatgaagttggcttctccaaatgtgcttttgcatacctcaggcaactctatttgtggcgtacgtgcagaaacggcttctttctcatcactctcccatacagcttctccttgtgcaaagtgcgctgtatagttgaccgatgcacagtgacaccatctgcagcaagatgatgctgcagctctttggaggtggtctgtggattgtccttgactgttctcaccattcttcttctctgcctttctgatatttttcttggcctgccacttctgggcttaacaagaacttccctgtggtcttccatttccttactatgttcctcacagtggaaactgacaggttaaatctctgagacaacgttttgtatccttcccctgaacaactatgttgaacaatctttgttttcagatcatttgagagcgggctgtccatgttcggcgaccatctaacttaactgaacttgaattgttttgtagaaagaaatggtccaaaataccttcatccaggaactgattaaaagctacaggaagcgactagaggctgttatctttgcaaaaggaggatgtactaaatattaatgtcacttttctgttgaggtgcccatatttttgcaccggtcaaattttggtttaatgcatattgcgcattttctgttagtacaataaacctcatttcaatcctgaaatattactgtgtccatcagttattagatatatcaaactgaaatggctgttgcaaacaccaaaatatttagaactaaaaatgattaagattaataggggtgcccaaactttttcataggactgtatatacatttgAGAGAAGATTATGGCAGGGTGTTTGAGCTAGCCTAAGTGCCTAAGTCATTATGAGAGCAAAGAGTATCCCAATGCCCTTCCATGTGGGATATGTCCCATTGACTTTTAGCTCTTTTATCACTATCTATAAAAATAGTAAAGACAAagagaacagcaccgagcggATCCTCATGTATTACCACTGGATATAGAAGGACAAGTAGCTTCTCACTTGGTAAGATTGTGAGTACATCACAATAACCCTTGATGCATGAAACACTTATATGGTGAGGGGTCAGGGCAGCTGCCGTACAAACGCCACAAGGATGTCAAGACATTGGAACAATATGGACCAGCCTCCTCAGAAGATTCAGCAAAGCACAGAGCTCACCCAGAAGTGACTAGAAATGCTTTGGCCCACTGTGGAAGGAATTTCTACACTCGAGAAAGAGTCTGCAatgacccgaaacgcgttgtctgCATTGTCCAATCAAGCATTTCTAGTCACTTCTGGGTGAGCACTGTTCTTTGCTGAATCTTCTGAGGAGGCTGGTCCATATTGTTCCATTATAAAAAATAGTAACACACACAAGTCGAAATAGTTCACCCTGTTATTCTGCAATGTTGATCCAGAAAAAGGCAAAAACCCATGAGATCCCTTAACCTCATTTGAAGGAAAAATCTCCTTCGTGTCTTCTGACTTGTCAGAAGATTGTTAAATTCAAAGGTTtactataagtaatgtaataagaTGTATATCAAGTCATCTCCTTTTGCTAATACCAAAACATGTATCTGTAAATTCACGCATGTTGACTGCTATTGATTTACTTTATATACAACTTACATTGGCAGGATTTATTGACCAGAACATAGCTAAGCTGAACTGAACTAACAAACCAGTTTAGCTGAGCTTCTTTCGGGCTGTAAAGCTGACAGAAGCCATTTTTCCCGGTCTGAACTTGGCCATGTGAACAGTCATTATCTGGTTTGCTGTAGCTTTCCTATTAGTTACATTCAATATAAGCAGCTGCATCCTATGAAGAGGAAGGGGATGCTTGCCGAAAGGTTCTGGGCCCCCAACAAGACAATTTGTGTGTAGTAATGGCACTGGACTTCCTCTATCACCCTCTTCACCCCTTATAGATATGCTCCAGACTTCTTGTGTCTCTCTTGGTTATTACTTATCTCCtattatatagctccaacatattccaccACGTTGTAAAATATCCTCATCCTTCACATCAGTCCAAGTCAAACACACACTAGGAACAATTTCATAGTATGTCAATGAACCTATCAGATTTAGAATGTGGAAAGAAACCCCTACAAACATATACATGCCATGCAGATATTCCCTGCAGTCAGCTTAGGACCCTACCTGGTATAGACCACCTTACCCAATATTTTGCTTTGCATAGAGGGTACATTAAGCATTATAAGAAGTACACCTATAACCAGAGTACCTCAATatcttgtattattttatatgttgTAACTATATTTGTAAACATTTTACACTGTCTCTGAACTAAAAAGTTTTTATCTAAAACTATTAAATATTATAGATGCTCAGGTTAGTCATTCAGATCTATGGCCCATAAGatgaaaaaaactataaaaaaaattcttctaaTTGAAAATTCACTAAGGTTAAAAGTGGTTTATGATAGCATAAGTTACTACCTTCATGCAAGTTTCAGTTTTCTAGGGTTCATCCAGATAAACATTTTTCTTCTGTGTAGTAACTAATTCTCAACACTAGAGGGCATAAtgggagcaagtctacatccaacTTTTAAGACTGAAAACACAACTTTGtgttgcttttttgagccaaagccaggagtgggttaaGATGGAATGATGAATATAAAGGAAGGACTAATACTTCTCCTTCCTGATGGACTGTCTTCTGGTTTATGCCAcccaaaaatgcagaaaaatctgcataaaaataaaTGTGTGTTCAGCTATTAATAACATAATCATGGTTCAGTATAGAAGCAATATGAAGAAGGTACAAGTACAATAAGGGATTATTTATATATGTGACTAGCCACTGTGCTAAACTAGGGAATGAAGCAACCCATGCCCgacatccccatacacatgcacactctgcaTGGCCGAACAAGGAAGTATGCTCCTGCAGTCATATCTGCTATCAAGAGACccttatatatattagatagtcaCGAAAACCTGTAAAAATTGTTGGGTTCAGCCATTACATATCTAAAGTGTGTCCCAAGATTACTCCCTTGTTTTTGGGAACTTTCAGCTCATGGCTTTTTGACGTGTTTCGGTCCCCTACATGATGTTAGAGTTATCCTTTATGTATAGAATGGTCCACAGTGTAAAGTAGCGCCATGTATCAGGTCACTTACAAGAGTGTTTCTGCTCTCCATTGATCTGTGTCAGGGGATAATTATTATCTGCTTCTTCATAATATCCGTCTTCTATGGAATTTGGAGGACTGGAACTATCTGTACAAAACAGGAAGATAAACCGGAAACGGTCACTAGACATATAACACAACATTGGGACTGCTTGATATAACAATACAAAATCAGAAGCCTCTTCCTAactaaagggggcattcacactcttTGTGTGATACATTTATCATAGGTGCTAAGAAAGTTTGGGGTCCCTATTCACCTAATGGACACAATTTTCCTGTGTCCTATGTTGGACTTGCCTACATTAACATCTTATTTTGCTTTAAGGGATAGTTTAGTTGACTATAATATTTTATACATCGGCATCCAAcgtatgttactatatataatggcatacatcaAAGAGAGAAGGAAGGTCTTCTTGAGCAACTGTCTACCCAAATGTGAAGCATAAAAAAGAATATTTAAGTTTTTTAATGTTGTCATCTCTTTTATGTTATCTTAAACTGGACCAGGAGCCAAACTATATAAAATTATGGACATCCAGGTTTcaaccctgtttccccaaaaataagacaccaCCCCCCCTttaccttctggatcacatacaaccggcagtcatgccggcgctccgctaacgAAGCATCatcatgactgccgattgttcctcgcttcagccgctgcataagacatcccccgaaaataagaaaggtcatatatttcgttagataattaattataagaaactgtcttatttttggggaaacagggaagAAATACACCCATTAATTGTATATAAAGAGCACATCAATAGCATGCAACTACTGCAAATACATTTTAATGAGGCAATCCCATCTCCAGGATGATATTTAAAGTTGTAGTTTACCCAATAAGTTTTACCCAATAAATTGCTTTATCTGTCGTGGTctgtcagatacagctgaatATGCTTTGTCAGTGTTTACAGATTTATGCTTAGatttcagaccacctctgctatctagcAGCAGAGGCCAGGCTGGTGATCAAGCCCAGTTCCAGGCCACCTCTATTCCCTTTTTTTTCACAAAGTACATTtagctgctgagccctgataagggATAGATCGGTGCCTCTGTTATCATTATGACTAAATTCACAGTCAATCTCAAGAGTACACAGCCGGCCTAAACTGTTCATCACATAGGCTAAACCCGACCACCATCTGTCAATAAAATCAGGAAGTggcggagagaggagagaacaggtgagacccttagggtgcattcacactacgtttcctgaagcttattctgaacataaatcacgttcagaataagcggcgtataaagcagctccattcatttctatgggagccggcatacgagcgcttcccatagaaatgaatgggctgcttctttcactgcaagcagtcccattgaagtgaatgggaagtgccagcgTGTATggatagctctgctcatgccgagccatacacgccggcacttcccattcactttaatgggactgctcgcagtgaaagaagcagcccattcatttctatggggagcgctcgtatgccggctcccatagaaatgaatggagttgatttatacgccgcttattctgaacgtgatttacgttcagaataagcttcaggaaacgtagtgtgaatgcacccttagatgggaaaactcctttaatgataAAAATGGAACTTACTGCGAGAAGTAATGTATTCTGTTGACTTCCCTGGTCCTAGCGGCACAGCTTCTTCATAATAATCTTCTGGTGGTGGAGTAGTGGGTAATGGTGGTGGAGGGATACAAGGTGCAGGTGGGGGTGGAGAGGATTGACCTTCTATTTCTCTATAGTCATCCTGCATGTCCCGTAATTCTTGCAGGTCACagtctataaaataaaatattcatgAGTTGTCCATCGCTTTTGTCAGCAATGTTTCCTTCACAAAACCTAACATGTAATGCGGGTGTTTTCCAGTAACGCATTTACGGTATATGTATTCAGTCATGGCGAACTACGCACATTGGAAAGAAGAGTCTCCCCCAGACATAAGTGATCTGCAGCTCTTAAACTTGGTGAAGGACAATGTAGTGGACTGTCATGAAGATTTTACAGGAATGACTCAAACAAGAGCGATATTGATGCTTGTGTTAGGGTGGTCTACTTGTAAAGTTACTAAATGCTTCTGTTACTGACATATTGTCTCTGCCAGGGCTGAAGTCCATAATAGGGGTTTATAAAGGGCGTCTCAGTTAACATTGCAGTTTGCCAAAGGGAAGACCAATAAATACTGCTATGACACACAGTGCAAATGTAAAGTGTCTGAAGCTTATAATACAGAGTAGTCTACTGCTTTGCTGTGATGAaagtttattttgtattattCTGACCACTGATATATTTCTTGCAGGCATGTATTATAATGTATTCATAGGTTTAAAAAACTAATTTGTAAAAATCacactaaaaaaaaacataagacaGTATAAATAACTTAGAGGTTGTCAAGAGttataaaacatggctgctttcaaaAAAGTGCCCCATCTATCCACTGGCtgtttgtggtattgcagctaattTCATTCTCCACTGAGGGGAATGGAGCTAAGCTACATATACAACCTGTCAGCATGGGGAAAATAAACATCTGTTTttcctaatcctggacaacctgtTTGTCGTACACAGTTAATAATATCATGACAAACATGATGACATCTCTTAATCTATTCAATATTAGAACAACTTACCAAACTCCTCAAAGAGGGACTCGACAAAGCTGGTGCCATTGTGGTATGCTGCAGTGTTCATATACTGAAAATCATCTCCTAAAGAATTCACAGTAAAGGAATGTAGGGATTAATAGAGATCCGGATCCGAAATAGACGCATTTGTCAAGCAATAGATGACTATCCCTTAGCTAATGGGTTTCCAAAAATGTCGCTGGCTTTTACGTGGCAGACATTGATGATACAGACATAGTAATACATCATatttaatatagaaaatatagatATGTTTCCCACTGTAAGATAATACTTATTTACCTATAGAAATACAACATGGATATTGTGTCCTACTGATCATACCAAATAACAATAGTCCTTTTGCTATTGATATTGTAATTTTCAATTCATAGCAAATTTttcatacacattatataagTTTTCCTAGCAGGATGTTTAATGTGTCTGGTCATAATCTACTGGGTAACGGTTTATCCTTTGGTTACAATTTTTGCTGTGACCTCTTGGGTTTTATGAGGGTCACTCACTATCTGATATGGGCAGAGATTGCCACATCCTATTTTCTGTAAACACCATCACACCACCGTACGTTAAGTGATGTTGTTGGAGGTAAGGTCAAGGTGTCTATTAGGCCCCTTCCTTGGTGGGCTCCTATTGTGGGGTCTATATAGAGAGATGCCCTGTACATGTACACATTAGTCAGAGGGCTAGTAGAGGAGGCCCCACTTTCACTGGGCACCATAGTAAATGAGTAATATTGATCAAGTTCTTTATATTAGTTTCACA includes the following:
- the AFAP1L1 gene encoding actin filament-associated protein 1-like 1, with product MERIKVLDQLLPELNVLLKLLDHEFLSATTREKQSAVCNILRQLQPAPGDDFQYMNTAAYHNGTSFVESLFEEFDCDLQELRDMQDDYREIEGQSSPPPPAPCIPPPPLPTTPPPEDYYEEAVPLGPGKSTEYITSRNSSSPPNSIEDGYYEEADNNYPLTQINGEQKHSYNESDGLSSSYESYDEEDEEGKAQRQMHQWPSQEASLHLVRDSRICAFLLRKKRFGQWAKQLTLIRDNKLLCYKSSKDQHPHLEMPLPLCGVTYVPKDGRRKKHELRFCLPNSELLVLAVQSREQAEEWMRVIRDASSPSTVQPLASPALRHKLDLDKRLSHDKTSDSDSAANGDNSSPSSGKENRDNAKCRRTGLADLKGSMSRAAGKKITRIISFSKKKQSAEEQHTSSTDEDVPCCGFLNVLVNQCWKERWCRLKGQTLYFHKDRNDLRTHVNSIALRGCEVSPGFGPQHPFAFRILRQNQEISVLEATSSEEMGRWLGLLLAQTGSKTRPEALHYDYVDVETIANIVTAVRHSFMWAKSSHSGSSDSRVYDDVAYEKIEDPKRSQGGTQVKRHASSCSEKSRRLDPEVKVKRHASNANQYKYGKTRAEEDARKFVKEKERLEKEKETIRNKLVALRKERRELKEMLKNSTGKQQQDIETRLASLEEQCKDNEKSRVDLELQLSEVKENLKKSLAGGPSLGLAVTGKAENPPPKSQQESERQVPVNSAAELRHRTPSIVTTNKGKVLQKAKEWEMKKS